A single genomic interval of Alistipes provencensis harbors:
- a CDS encoding sigma-54-dependent transcriptional regulator: MNKTKIIVVEDNIVYCEYVCNMLSREGYRNMKAYHLSTAKKHLQQATDNDIVVADLRLPDGSGIDLLCWMRKEGKMQPFIIMTDYAEVNTAVESMKLGSIDYIPKQLVEDKLVPLIRSILKERQAGQRRMPIFAREGSAFQKIMHRIRLVAATDMSVMIFGENGTGKEHIAHLLHDKSKRAGKPFVAVDCGSLSKELAPSAFFGHVKGAFTGADNAKKGYFHEAEGGTLFLDEVGNLALETQQMLLRAIQERRYRPVGDKADRNFNVRIIAATNEDLEVSVNEKRFRQDLLYRLHDFGITVPPLRDCQEDIMPLAEFFRDMANRELECSVSGFSSEARKALLTHAWPGNVRELRQKVMGAVLQAQEGVVMKEHLELAVTKPTSTVSFALRNDAEDKERILRALKQANGNRSVAAELLGIGRTTLYSKLEEYGLKYKFKQS; the protein is encoded by the coding sequence ATGAATAAGACAAAAATAATTGTGGTGGAAGACAACATCGTGTATTGCGAATATGTCTGCAATATGCTGTCACGGGAGGGCTACCGCAATATGAAGGCTTACCACCTCTCAACCGCGAAGAAACATCTGCAACAGGCAACAGATAATGATATCGTGGTTGCCGACCTGCGTCTGCCTGACGGCAGTGGCATAGACCTTTTGTGCTGGATGCGAAAGGAGGGAAAGATGCAGCCCTTCATCATTATGACCGACTACGCCGAAGTTAATACCGCCGTGGAAAGCATGAAACTCGGCTCGATAGACTATATTCCCAAACAGCTTGTGGAGGATAAACTTGTCCCCCTGATCCGTTCCATACTGAAAGAACGTCAGGCAGGACAACGCCGTATGCCTATATTCGCCCGTGAAGGTTCCGCCTTTCAGAAAATCATGCACCGCATAAGGCTGGTAGCCGCCACCGATATGAGCGTGATGATATTTGGTGAGAACGGCACGGGCAAGGAGCATATTGCCCACCTGTTGCATGACAAGAGCAAACGTGCAGGCAAGCCATTTGTGGCGGTGGACTGCGGTTCACTCTCCAAAGAGCTTGCACCGTCGGCTTTCTTCGGACACGTCAAAGGTGCATTTACAGGTGCGGACAATGCCAAGAAAGGATATTTCCATGAGGCGGAAGGCGGCACGTTGTTTCTGGACGAGGTAGGAAACCTCGCGTTGGAAACCCAACAGATGTTGCTCCGTGCCATACAGGAGAGGCGGTATCGCCCGGTCGGAGACAAGGCAGACCGGAATTTCAATGTCCGCATCATCGCTGCTACCAATGAAGATTTGGAGGTATCGGTGAATGAAAAGCGTTTTCGGCAGGATCTTCTGTACCGCCTGCACGACTTCGGGATAACCGTTCCTCCGTTGCGTGACTGTCAAGAAGACATTATGCCGCTGGCAGAGTTCTTCCGTGATATGGCAAACAGAGAGCTGGAGTGTAGCGTGAGCGGGTTCAGTTCCGAAGCACGTAAAGCGTTGCTGACACACGCATGGCCGGGCAACGTGCGGGAACTTCGGCAGAAAGTTATGGGTGCTGTATTGCAGGCGCAGGAAGGTGTTGTCATGAAAGAGCATCTGGAACTTGCCGTGACGAAACCGACCTCTACTGTCAGCTTCGCCTTGCGCAATGACGCGGAGGATAAGGAGCGGATATTGCGTGCGTTGAAACAGGCAAACGGCAACCGGAGTGTCGCCGCAGAACTGCTCGGCATAGGCAGGACAACACTATACAGCAAACTTGAAGAGTATGGACTTAAATATAAATTCAAGCAATCATAG
- a CDS encoding hybrid sensor histidine kinase/response regulator, with translation MERSGNFYKAIRLGYILISILIGCMAYNSLYEWQEIEALELGNKKIDELRKEINNINIQMIKFSLLGETILEWNDKDIEHYHARRMAMDSMLCRFKATYPAERIDSVRSLLEDKERQMFQIVRLMDEQQSINKKIANQIPVIVQKSVQEQSKKPKRKGFLGIFGKKKEVTPAVSTTILHSVNRNVISEQKVQDRQLSEQADSLAARNAELNRQLQELICQIEEKVQTELQSRENEIVAMREKSFMQVGGLMGFVLLLLLISYIIIHRDAKSIKQYKHKTTDLIRQLEQSVQRNEALITSRKKAVHTITHELRTPLTAITGYAGLIRKEQCEDKSGQYIQNILQSSDRMRDMLNTLLDFFRLDNGKEQPRLSPCRISAITHTLETEFMPVAVNKGLSLSVKTGHDAIVLTDKERIIQIGNNLLSNAVKFTEEGGVSLITEYDNGVLTLVVEDTGTGMTEEEQKQAFGAFERLSNAAAKEGFGLGLAIMRNIVSMLGGTIRLDSKKGKGSRFTVEISMQEAEEQLGYTSNTPVYHNNKFHDVVAIDNDEVLLLMLKEMYSQEGIHCDTCTDAAALMEMIRQKEYSLLLTDLNMPDINGFELLELLRSSNVGNSPTIPVVVATASGSCNKGELLAKGFAGCLFKPFSISELMEVSDRCAIKATPDGKPDFSALLSYGNEAVMLEKLITETEKEMQAVRDAAKEKDLQKLDSLIHHLRSSWEVLRADQPLNVLYGLLRGDALPDGEALSHAVTAVLDKGVEIIRLAEEERRKYEDE, from the coding sequence ATGGAGCGGTCAGGAAATTTCTATAAGGCAATACGGTTGGGATATATACTTATCTCCATTCTTATCGGATGTATGGCATATAATAGCCTCTATGAATGGCAGGAGATAGAAGCATTAGAACTTGGCAATAAAAAAATAGACGAGCTCCGAAAAGAAATAAACAATATCAATATTCAAATGATAAAATTTTCTCTATTGGGTGAAACAATACTGGAATGGAACGATAAAGATATCGAGCATTACCATGCACGGCGTATGGCAATGGACAGTATGCTCTGCCGTTTCAAGGCCACCTATCCAGCAGAGCGCATCGATAGTGTGCGCAGTCTTTTAGAGGATAAGGAACGACAGATGTTCCAGATAGTCCGGTTAATGGATGAACAACAATCTATTAACAAGAAGATAGCCAATCAAATTCCGGTTATTGTACAGAAAAGTGTGCAGGAACAGTCCAAAAAGCCAAAACGAAAAGGTTTCTTAGGCATATTCGGCAAAAAAAAGGAAGTAACTCCAGCAGTATCAACCACTATCCTTCATTCGGTCAATAGAAACGTAATCAGCGAACAGAAAGTGCAGGATCGCCAATTGTCGGAACAAGCCGACAGCCTTGCAGCTCGTAATGCAGAACTTAACAGACAACTGCAAGAATTGATTTGCCAAATAGAAGAAAAGGTACAAACCGAACTGCAAAGCCGGGAAAACGAAATAGTTGCCATGCGTGAAAAGTCATTTATGCAAGTAGGCGGTTTAATGGGATTCGTTCTTCTATTGTTGTTAATTTCCTACATCATCATACATCGTGATGCAAAAAGCATTAAACAATACAAGCACAAGACAACTGATTTGATAAGGCAACTGGAACAATCCGTACAACGGAACGAGGCACTGATAACGTCAAGGAAGAAGGCGGTACATACTATCACCCATGAACTGCGCACACCGCTGACAGCAATAACAGGCTATGCCGGACTGATACGGAAAGAACAGTGTGAGGATAAGTCCGGGCAGTATATCCAAAACATACTGCAATCCTCCGACCGTATGCGGGATATGCTTAACACTTTGCTTGACTTCTTCCGCCTGGACAACGGCAAGGAACAGCCCCGTCTGTCACCCTGCCGGATTTCAGCAATCACGCACACACTTGAAACGGAGTTCATGCCTGTTGCCGTGAACAAAGGGCTGTCCTTGTCCGTGAAGACTGGACACGATGCCATTGTATTGACCGACAAAGAGCGAATAATACAAATCGGGAATAACCTGCTGTCAAACGCTGTCAAGTTCACAGAAGAAGGCGGTGTTTCTTTGATTACTGAATATGATAATGGAGTTCTGACACTGGTCGTTGAAGATACAGGTACAGGCATGACAGAAGAGGAACAGAAACAAGCGTTCGGTGCGTTTGAACGTCTATCAAATGCCGCCGCAAAGGAGGGTTTCGGGCTTGGGCTTGCCATAATGCGTAATATTGTGTCGATGCTTGGCGGAACAATCCGTTTAGACAGCAAGAAAGGGAAAGGCAGTCGTTTCACAGTTGAAATTTCTATGCAGGAAGCTGAAGAACAGCTTGGATATACAAGCAATACACCTGTTTATCATAACAATAAATTCCATGATGTTGTCGCCATTGACAATGATGAGGTATTACTTCTGATGCTGAAAGAGATGTATTCCCAAGAAGGAATACACTGCGACACTTGCACCGATGCTGCGGCACTGATGGAAATGATACGCCAGAAAGAATACAGCCTGTTGCTGACAGACTTGAATATGCCCGATATAAACGGTTTCGAATTGCTGGAACTGTTGCGTTCGTCCAACGTGGGCAATTCACCAACAATCCCGGTGGTTGTGGCAACCGCTTCGGGCAGTTGTAACAAAGGGGAACTATTGGCAAAAGGCTTTGCCGGATGCCTGTTCAAACCGTTCTCCATATCGGAACTGATGGAGGTTTCCGACAGGTGTGCCATAAAAGCGACACCGGACGGGAAACCGGACTTTTCCGCCTTATTGTCCTATGGCAATGAAGCCGTCATGCTGGAAAAGTTGATAACTGAAACAGAAAAGGAAATGCAGGCGGTACGGGATGCAGCAAAAGAAAAAGACCTGCAAAAGCTGGATTCCCTGATCCACCACCTGCGCAGTTCGTGGGAGGTGCTCCGTGCCGACCAACCGCTGAATGTACTTTACGGATTGCTTCGTGGCGATGCTCTCCCGGATGGTGAAGCGTTAAGCCATGCCGTGACTGCCGTGCTGGATAAGGGAGTGGAAATAATACGGTTGGCAGAAGAGGAAAGGAGAAAATACGAAGATGAATAA
- a CDS encoding RteC domain-containing protein has protein sequence MNYFLLAETDFFRLINEAGDCNMETAYTAFATQVIELCNGGMDMNLTVIALAYIEIELQHHPVRNLSEEKREIAAYVSKALSFVRKMQKFLATPQVPPLISANNATETTASLLQWTGNAIDLVELIYGIDVMGCINNGNMPLKQLAPLLYKIFGVDSKDCYRFYTDIKRRKNESRTYFIDRMQEKLNERMLRDEELERMRK, from the coding sequence ATGAATTATTTCTTGCTGGCGGAAACCGACTTTTTCCGCCTGATAAACGAAGCCGGCGACTGCAATATGGAAACGGCATACACGGCTTTCGCCACCCAAGTGATCGAACTGTGCAACGGCGGCATGGACATGAACCTTACCGTCATCGCGCTTGCCTACATCGAAATCGAGTTGCAGCACCATCCCGTACGTAATCTGTCAGAAGAAAAAAGAGAGATTGCCGCCTACGTCAGCAAGGCTCTGTCTTTCGTAAGAAAGATGCAGAAATTCCTTGCCACGCCCCAAGTGCCACCACTAATATCCGCCAACAACGCAACAGAAACCACCGCCAGCCTTCTTCAATGGACGGGCAATGCCATCGACCTCGTGGAACTTATCTACGGCATAGACGTGATGGGCTGCATCAACAACGGCAATATGCCGCTCAAACAGCTCGCCCCACTTCTCTATAAGATATTCGGGGTTGATTCTAAAGACTGCTACCGCTTCTACACTGATATCAAACGCCGGAAGAACGAAAGCCGCACCTATTTCATTGACAGGATGCAGGAAAAACTGAACGAGAGAATGTTGCGTGATGAGGAGTTGGAGCGGATGAGAAAATAA
- a CDS encoding dihydrofolate reductase family protein — translation MGKVQILAVLTMDGCLSSELYDKAHQDLCLDRCGLDEIRKKAFYRVTPDYSISMLHEWRKDCTNIRYLAEATPDTADYINGLLRMHAVDEIILYTVPFISGSGRHFFKSALPEQHWTLSSLKSYPNGVCRIIYILDKKAR, via the coding sequence ATGGGTAAAGTTCAGATTCTCGCCGTACTGACGATGGACGGATGTCTTTCTTCAGAGTTATATGATAAAGCACATCAGGATTTGTGCCTTGACCGTTGCGGTCTTGATGAAATCAGGAAGAAAGCCTTTTACCGTGTGACACCGGACTATTCCATTTCAATGCTGCACGAATGGAGAAAAGACTGCACAAACATCCGTTACCTCGCGGAAGCCACACCGGACACGGCAGACTATATAAACGGACTGCTGCGGATGCACGCTGTGGATGAAATCATACTATACACCGTTCCTTTCATATCCGGAAGCGGACGACATTTTTTTAAGTCGGCTCTGCCAGAGCAACACTGGACGCTTTCCTCTTTGAAAAGCTATCCCAACGGTGTATGTCGCATTATCTATATCCTTGATAAAAAAGCAAGATAG